The genomic segment agttccaatgtactccacctccaccagctgtaACATTAGAATGCTGCTTATGTGTTaaagcatcagtaataatatttaaatgtttacagaACAGCTGAAGTAACAGATGCTAACTGGGAATAGAAGGTTTTAGGGGGATTAACGTGTTGTTTCGTGGTCCACCACCCCCTTTCATCTCTTGTGACTGTGGCCATGTTTACCTCCCCGCTGCAGACTGGCAGACAGTGACTGAGGAGATCCACACTGCTGGTTGTAGACGGGGACCACAGTGATCAGGTAGGACTCATCAGGGTCCacatctgtaaacacacagttaGTATTCACTGCACATGCTGTGAATAGACCTCAACTACAGAGTGAACCAGGTCTTCTTTGGAGACCTTTATCTGTAATTAGCCTCTTCTGTCCGCAAAAAAAGCCTCCAGTAGCTGCTCAGGTGACATGATCACATGATCACGCATCTCTTCTGGAAGGCTTTCACTGAGAAGCAGCTGCTTCTTACAGCAACTTCAAAAAAATCACGTTAGATTACAGAagaaatcagagagaaaaactcTGATGCTTCTTTCACTCGATGTTCACGACCCAGCGCTCAGTTTTGAGGTATATCAGATTTCCTCCAGTTAAACAAGAAGGCTGGCGGTATTctctttttgttattgtcaataaatcccatgaaaagaccaaaaacaaccaTGTggttcacaaatatatagtttaaaaaggctcagtcacttcttaaaacagctggacactttgttggggactattttcagtggcgcattaatccacatttggcgCTCTAAATGTCTGGAGTGAAagatagaaaagaagaaagaatgtCACCAgatttgtcttctttgtttaaAACAACCTAAATGTAGGACGAGTGTCTTCTCTGGTGTCGTGGGATGTTGCACCTTGTATGTCGGTGGAGTTGGTGAAGCCGTCCTCTGTGGTCCAGCGGCCGCTGGACGGACGAGTCTCAGAGCGCCACTGAACGGCAAAATGACTGACAGGCAGGACGGAGGCCGGCTTCTCCCACTGGACCCGAAGGATTTTCTCAGCCGGGAAAGAACTGGACACCCACAGGTTTCTGACCGCGGggagagctgcagagaacaACACCAggattattagttattagttattagcactgttgcacgggaggtgGAGCAGGGTCATATCAAAGGGACGGTGTCCCTGCatgtggggaggcgagcccAGGCATTAAGATGGCTAAaaagtaaatgtatgtaaacactGTACGTAGATTtcacaacttttactgttaaataagaCGAaggtaacacaaacacacgaccAGAACTAGCAGAACATCAGCCGGGAGAAGTGTTGCAATGAGTTTTATCTGAAACTATGACAACGCTGCGTCGCTTTTCTaatagaaaacaacacacacacacacacacacacacacacacacacacacacacacacacacacacacacacacacacacacacacacacacacacacacacacacacacacaggatattgCAGAAGCGGAGAGCACAAACTCTGAATCTGATAGTGTCAGTTAAAAGTAGAAGGCTGATAATAATGATTCTGAAatttaaaagataaacatagtgctgtgtgtgtgtgtgtgtgtgtgtgtgtgtgtgtgtgtgtgtggatcattAAAAGACGGCTCACACAAGCAGCAGGTTTGAACCCAAAAGACAGTCTGAGATAAAAGTTCAAGTGGACTGTGGTCATAAGCAGGAGGATCCTCAAAAACAGGCAAACGTATTCAGATGGGGGTCCGGCAGAGAACCATCACTCCTGTACAGGTGCTGCCAGGCTGACAGGGAAATGGGAAGCAGGTGAGTGAGTGGGCGGGGAGGGGCAGGTGAGGAGGGGCAGGTGAGGGGCAGGAGGGAGAGGCTGGAACACAGATGACAGAAGGAACACCAACATCTGGATGAAGCTGTGACTGTGTTGTTCTGTTTAATGTGGTTTTgtcatccagcagcaggtcGAGCCTTGACAGCGTTCGTGGTCTTGCCAGAAGACATTTTGCAGGACTCGCAACAGCTCAGAAATCCTCCGCTTCTCTGACACCTCAACACATCACAGCTGTTCACATGTAATAACCAGAGAGCCACTCACTGCTCTGTCTCAGTGGGTCCATGCTGAGACGCGCAGCGGGTCCGAAGCCGGCCGCGTTGAAGGCCGAAACCGTGACGCTGCAGTTCCCCTCCTTCACCACCAGGAGCGCCGTCACCTCTGTGACGTTTTGAATGAACCCGCGCTGCTTCTTCACCGGCTCGTACCTCACCTGGTATCCAAGGATACGACCTCCGGCATCACGGAGGTCAAGATCCTGCAGAGAGACGTTTGCAAAAGACATCTGATaacatatttatttgaaatgttcagACTGATTTTGATTTAGTTAGAGTCTCGTGTCAGTCATTAAAAGTTTAGCCTCATTTTCgtcatgcatttttaattttaattccTTCCAAGAGCCGGTGATGTGAGCTAACATTACTGACATGACATTTGAGAAACGGGAGATGCTGCTAATTCGTTTGGTGTTACATCAACTCCTGAAGATTTCCtactgaacattttattttcttggctGTTGCAAAGATCAAATCTGTAACTTTTTTAGGGATGAGATTCAAAGTCAAGACCGAACTTGACACTCACAGCAGATGACTCAtctttttgtgttgaaaagGGAGACAATTGTATAGATGACTGAAGTATTTCCAAAGTACCTTCCACATgagatgaaggagaaaagaTCCACCAGAGTCTGTTCTCTCCACTCTGTAACACACCTCTGGAGGCCTGGAGGGAactggaaaagaagaagatttaATGTCATTGGGTCATTCTGTTGTAGAGCAAAGTATGCTGGGAAAGTATTTCAATCATTTCAGGAAGTCTTCTTCTACACACGacatctatttcctgtctgtctgtcctggggGAGgaatccctcctctgttgctcttattattttttgtatttttggggagtttttcctcattcgaaTCGATCTTtggctttataaataaaatggacttcTCAGTTGCTCTCCTGTCATTttatctctgtttgtgtgtgaactgcTACCCCTGTCCAGCGTTCTCGCGCTGACGTCAGAGCTCCAGCGGCTCCAGATCCTGGACTCCCCTCTGCAggccacagcagccctgtagACGGTAAACGGCAGGAGGTCCTTGATGGTGTAGGTCAGATTCTGATCTCGACGTGCAGGGACAGAATCTGGAACCTGCAGACAAAAAGCAGGGAgtagaaggagagagaaaaactgacTTAATGTGTTTTCCAAATGTCACCTAAAAATCTGAGTATTTTGTTCCTTCACCTTTTGTCTCAACACTCGCTTTCTGATTGCACGTTTTTTATTGGAACAAAACCTCAACAGGGAACTAAATAAAAGCTCAGCAAAGAAATgcacttttcaaaatgttaacatgcgTGTTCTcgttcacacagtcacattgtggggactcgctGATCCCCATAACTTCACCTGTATTTGAGGGTTAAAGGCCGTAGAGCATAGAGCGTGCAGCATCACGTATAACCACTGTATAGTCCTTATACAGTAGCATGTGATGTGGCAAGCAAGGCAACTTCATTTGTATAGCACGTTTCACACGCCTGGGCAATTCAATGTGCTTTACAGGGTAATAAACATACAGCAAGCGTAAAAGATTTACAGTCTCAGTGATACAAAAGATACAGCATTTAGAAGTGGAGAAGATGAGGTTTCAGCTATTCCTGGATCGTCTGGAAAACAGGAAAGGCTTTAGCTTTGGCTTAAAAGTGGTCAGCGCCGGGGGCTTGTCTAATATCTGGGAGGTGATTCCAGATGTGTGTTGCATGATAACAACATGCTGTTTCACCATGTTTTGTTTAACTCTTGGGGCCACCAGCAGGCCAGTCCCAGATGTGCTGAGGGTTCGAGGAGGTTCATACGGCAAGCCTGCAGGTAAGTCATGTGAGTCCCGATGTTGTCGTGAGTAACAACAGTGCTTGAGTGATGCTAACCTGAGTCCACGCGTGAGCGTGGTCGACTCTGTAGCGAAGCCGACAGCTGCCGTCACTGCTGCTTCCCCAAGACACGACAACAGAGTCCTCAGAGGAGCTCACAGCAGTCAGAAGAGGCTGAGAGGGTCtgactgaggagaggagaccaGGAGAGGAGACCTGAACCTCTTTATCATCATTTCAGTCGGTGGGTCAGCCTGTCAGTTATCGCACATATTCTGGAAAACTCCCATGAATGaacagcagaggaagacaaCAGTCAGCCGTCTCTACGGTCAGCACTGGGGAGGGATCAAACGTCTGGACCACTGACCTGCATCATAAAGAAACACAGCATGAGGTTGGGACCAGATCTCCCTCCCCATCACGTAGTTCTTCATCCTGGCTGTTATGTTGAGGACGGTTGCCGGGCTGAAGATCCCATGACAGAAGAGGACTTTAAcaccactgaagaagaaaaacagaaaacagagatgaaaacCTGGGGGGGTGAGTTTTCAATGTCACATATCTGATGTAAAGAAAACCTTTAGTCAGCAGTCTGTTTACCTGCTGAAGATCAGAGACACGTCCGACTCTGTGTGGCGGTTTGACTCCTGCCTCCACTCACAGGTCATGGATCTGTGTGATACCTGGTAGTAACAGGACATGTTCAGGGTCTCTGCAGGGAAACAACACGAGGATCCAGTTTTAACTCTCACATTTCATTAAGACAAATGGTGTCACACTTATGGCCTTTAAAACTTCTTGGATTTCTTCACTcgaacctttttttttttaaatgtttaaatacgTCATTCTGCCGCTCTGATGTGCTTCGTCCAAGTTGGACTGATGGTGTTTGAGAAATTTCACTCTTACGATGTTTTACGAACGAGAATGTTGGAACTATATGTGCTTTGTCACACGTTAGTGAGCCTGCTAATGAGCTAGCTGCTGCTAACGTGATAGCTAGCAACCCTTCTGTGACCACAGAGGCCCTGAGGTATTACAGCCGctaaatatttagatttgtaAATGTAGCTCGAAGAACACAGTTCAAAGATGACTCATTTAGTCAAAATTAGTCAGGAAGTGACAGAAACGCGGCCTAATGTCACCGCAAGTTATCCTGATGCAAACTCACCCTGAACAATTATGAAACCAGCAGTCTGAACATTTTACACGTATAAACACATCCACAAACCTGATTCAACCTGTTTTTTAAAGTGAATAACCCGGGAACATCTGGGAACATCTGGGAACATCTGGGGGCGTTATTGAGTGCTTTAACAAAATCAGCGAGAGTACCGAGAAGTCAAAAGGCAAATGAATTtaaatagcacatttcatactcAACACGTGCTTTACAGAGTGCACAGGCAAAAGCTCAAGACACAACAACGacagcagtgacacacagaataaaaacaatagagcacacaagagtaaaaaaaacaattgcacAAACTAACAGAAAATtagattgaaagaaaatgaactaAAAGCACCTGCAAGCAACACAGCGTAAGACTAAGATTCATAggctgaaaaaaacagagagggttTTAGTTTTTAAGATTTAAATCCTTATTTTGAAGATTAACTTTAAACTCAGGTCAAACCACGAAACCAAGAACGATAAGAACCAGAAATCAAGATATctgtcagctgtctgtgtgtgtgtgtgtgtgtgtgtgtgtactgactCTGTATAGATGAAGGTGGTCGAGGGCCACAGTCTCTGAGGTCAGTGACACACACTCGCTCGTCCTCTTTACACAGCTTCAGATCAGAGTCCTTCACCGTCActtctgacacaaacacacagaagacaacCCTGAAGAAGCTGCTGTCATCTAatgaatgctgtgtgtgtgtgtgtgtgtgtgtgtgtgtgtgtgtgtgtgtccttaaagaattcaaatgtaaatgcatctcacaacacacacacactcccattaAACCTGTGCTGAGGGGTCACATGTAggtagtgttttgtttttaggggACACCAGCCATGAGGGATTAGGTAAGGATAATATTACCCCCCCCTCGTGAGAGTTCAGTGTTTGTACTTGGCACTGGGAGTGCACATAAAGGTTTGATCTGGTCAGGAAAAGCccataaattaaaaacatcaaacctctgctgctgtgaacTCAAGAACAATTTGCAGAATAGAAGAATTAAATGCTGAAAAACATcctgaaggacaaaaacaaaagtacagataacaatgaaatacaacaaataatCTTCCTGTTtggaaaattaatttaaatctgagtttaaatAACCCTAATCCTCCTTCAGTTAATTGAATACATACACTTTAATCTAGACCTAAACTTAATCCTCGTCTGTAAAACCACacgttttaacatttaaacatcaaAATGCAAGAGATGGCTTTCATTAAGAAACTCACCATgacagaagacacagaggaggTTCATCACTGTCCAGGCAGCCAGGAGCAGTTCAGGAGACCACGTGTCCATCTTAACTGGTGAAGATGAAAATCagctcattcattttctacagCCACTAACTTCCATCTAAATGGAGTAAAGAGAGTAGGAACCTGCAGAGGAAGTGCTATGTTCATGATGAGGAAGCAGCAGATGAAGTCTGCAGGCTGAGCCGCTCAGCGCAGGAAGTTGCTCCATGCCTTTAAGTTACACCCATCAACACGTCGAACGCGTTGTAAAGGTTCACTTGTCCACAGCCTTCTATGAATGAACCTGCAGGACTTTAACATCAGCAAGTCAACACTGTAGACTTTCCCTCTTCGCCTCAGTCGGTGTGTGTTGCTCCAACTCTTCCAGACAGAAACGTCTCTACTGGACGGCTGGAAATGAAATTTGGTTCAAAACTGGAGCCCCGACTGATGCTGGAGCCTCTTGGAGAGTTTTAAACCACCTGAGCACTATTATCACAACTGattttcacagacacacacagtgaagaaaTACGAGACAGGAAATGACCAAAACCCAACTGttcctcatttatttattttttactttctttcttcaaaAGCAAACTTTCAGCTCGTCTCCgctcagtttttctttttcttatagaaaatggaaacaaaaacttGCCttgtacaaacatttaaaaatgaccaactgcaaaaaaacaaaacaaaaaacacaacaaaaaggaaGAGCTATACAGATTAGTAAAGAAAGAGGACTGGTTCTTCCTCTGGACTCGTCCGTCTGCCTCATACAGCAGTAAACAAGCGTTCTGGGCCCCCGCCCTCCTTTTACAGACGCACACTGAGCTGGCAGGAGtgcattgctgctgctgcttcagacaAAAAGGCTAAACACAGGTACTTTTTCTTGAAGTGAAGTTCATTGAGGTGTTGTTGGGTTTCATGACCTTTGGGCCTTTGAAACCTGTTAAAATGTCA from the Enoplosus armatus isolate fEnoArm2 chromosome 4, fEnoArm2.hap1, whole genome shotgun sequence genome contains:
- the LOC139283731 gene encoding interleukin-6 receptor subunit beta, which gives rise to MDTWSPELLLAAWTVMNLLCVFCHEVTVKDSDLKLCKEDERVCVTDLRDCGPRPPSSIQKTLNMSCYYQVSHRSMTCEWRQESNRHTESDVSLIFSSGVKVLFCHGIFSPATVLNITARMKNYVMGREIWSQPHAVFLYDAVRPSQPLLTAVSSSEDSVVVSWGSSSDGSCRLRYRVDHAHAWTQVPDSVPARRDQNLTYTIKDLLPFTVYRAAVACRGESRIWSRWSSDVSARTLDRVPSRPPEVCYRVERTDSGGSFLLHLMWKDLDLRDAGGRILGYQVRYEPVKKQRGFIQNVTEVTALLVVKEGNCSVTVSAFNAAGFGPAARLSMDPLRQSTLPAVRNLWVSSSFPAEKILRVQWEKPASVLPVSHFAVQWRSETRPSSGRWTTEDGFTNSTDIQDVDPDESYLITVVPVYNQQCGSPQSLSASLQRGALMEAVGLKVVGVTKTTVTVVWAWQKKSGPIRVKGYSVMLEKDSQRQTLSVFPDQWQHKLLNLKPDTEYSLLLLADNASINKIPVRTDYDEGRVAATATPLLLLAVTVFIFSILSRTVYKSYFFRPISSPRASATGLWLMDPNHQRTAERNILDIKDFQVTDIVGEKSVITVGPQPSSEEDVHEDASLLSIGHLIRLSVLELDTEYVSDAAVTAEPRSSYHPDYTVNCRHPDRVFIPEESPEADTREANGWFPQREEERRQMTCEYVRNSSFLQETDVETLQVL